One region of Endozoicomonas sp. Mp262 genomic DNA includes:
- a CDS encoding 8-oxo-dGTP diphosphatase yields MLQAAQAKSLNDIDWDNWQAKDPATLTFIIKNHRILLIRKKRGLGAGKINGPGGRVEKGETPLECAIREVQEELCITPTNPEFVGESLFQFTDGYSIHVHTYLARDFTGTPTETDEAIPLWFHLDQIPYDEMWEDDRYWLPLLIKNQPFKGRYLFDNDNMLDFQLIPQ; encoded by the coding sequence ATGTTGCAAGCAGCCCAGGCTAAAAGCTTGAATGATATTGACTGGGACAACTGGCAGGCAAAAGACCCTGCCACCCTGACGTTTATTATTAAAAACCACAGGATATTACTTATCAGAAAAAAGCGAGGGCTAGGGGCAGGAAAAATAAATGGCCCGGGAGGACGGGTGGAAAAAGGAGAAACCCCTCTGGAGTGCGCTATCCGAGAAGTGCAGGAGGAACTTTGTATCACCCCCACAAACCCCGAATTCGTAGGCGAAAGCCTATTCCAGTTCACTGATGGCTACTCGATCCACGTGCATACGTACCTTGCAAGGGATTTCACTGGTACGCCCACTGAGACAGATGAAGCGATTCCCCTTTGGTTTCACCTGGATCAAATTCCTTATGATGAAATGTGGGAGGATGACCGTTACTGGCTGCCTTTACTGATAAAAAATCAGCCCTTTAAAGGCCGCTACCTTTTCGACAACGACAACATGCTGGATTTCCAGCTTATACCTCAATGA